One genomic window of Dama dama isolate Ldn47 chromosome 7, ASM3311817v1, whole genome shotgun sequence includes the following:
- the LOC133059786 gene encoding putative olfactory receptor 2B8 has translation MERANGSAFSGFILLGFSNQPQLETALFVVILIIYFLSCLGNGVIILLSTMDPHLHTPMYFFLSNLSFMDLCLTTCTVPQTLANCKGKDKTITYGGCVTQLFIALGLGGVECVLLSVMAYDRYAAVCRPLHYMVIVHPQLCLQLVVTAWLTGFGNSVIQTALTMTLPLCGKNQVDHFFCEVPVMLKLACTNTSVYETEVFAVSTFFLVVPLSLILVSYSHITRAVLKMKSAQGRQKAFGTCGSHLMVVIIFFGTLISMYLQPPSSYSQDVNKSIALFYTLVTPLLNPLIYTLRNKKVKGALKTLM, from the exons ATGGAAAGAGCTAACGGCAGCGCCTTCTCTGGATTCATTCTCCTGGGCTTCTCCAACCAGCCCCAGCTGGAAACGGCTCTCTTTGTGGTCATCCTGATCATCTACTTCTTGAGCTGTTTAGGCAATGGCGTCATTATACTTTTGTCGACGATGGATCCTCACCTCCACACCcctatgtacttcttcctctccaacctctCTTTCATGGATCTTTGTCTGACGACTTGCACTGTCCCTCAGACCCTGGCCAACTGTAAGGGGAAAGACAAGACCATCACCTATGGCGGCTGTGTGACCCAGCTCTTCATTGCCTTGGGACTTGGGGGAGTAGAGTGTGTCCTCCTGTctgtcatggcctatgaccgctatgcaGCTGTGTGCCGTCCCCTCCACTACATGGTGATCGTGCATCCCCAGCTTTGCTTGCAGCTGGTTGTAACTGCTTGGCTTACAGGCTTTGGCAATTCTGTAATCCAGACAGCACTGACCATGACTCTTCCCCTCTGTGGTAAAAACCAAGTGGACCATTTCTTCTGTGAAGTTCCAGTGATGCTGAAACTGGCCTGCACCAACACCTCTGTCTATGAGACTGAAGTCTTTGCTGTCAGTACCTTCTTCTTGGTGGTGCCCCTGTCACTCATCTTAGTATCCTACAGTCACATTACCCGTGCAGTCCTGAAGATGAAGTCGGCCCAAGGGAGACAGAAGGCTTTTGGAACCTGTGGTTCTCACCTAATGGTagtgattattttctttgggACACTCATCTCCATGTACCTTCAGCCTCCTTCCAGCTATTCACAGGATGTGAACAAAAGCATTGCACTGTTCTATACTCTGGTGACTCCCCTGCTTAATCCCCTGATTTACACGTTGAGAAACAAGAAAGTCAAAGGGGCACT aaagaccctgatg
- the LOC133059784 gene encoding putative olfactory receptor 2B8, translating into MWVLLMEQKNESSVTGFILLGFSDRLQLELVLFAVLLIFYIFTLLGNTTIIALSYLDPHLHTPMYFFLSNLSFLDMCYTTSIVPQFLFNLSGADKSISFGGCIVQMHISLALGGTECILLGVMAFDRYAAVCRPLHYTVIMHPRLCALMASASWVTGFANSLLQTELVFLLPRCGRNKLDHFFCEVPHFLKLACVDITVNVYVTFFAGVIMLLTPVALIMFSYGLIVRAVLRIKSTAGQRKAFGTCGSHLTVVSLFFGTAIYVYYQPSSNNSQDQDKFMSLFYTVIIPMTNPLIYTLRNRDMKGAMKKVLWKDFDSR; encoded by the exons ATGTGGGTGTTGCT GatggaacagaaaaatgaaagttcTGTCACTGGATTTATCTTACTGGGCTTCTCTGACAGGCTTCAACTTGAGCTAGTCCTCTTTGCGGTCCTTTTGATCTTCTACATCTTCACTTTGCTGGGAAACACAACCATCATTGCATTGTCCTACTTGGACCCACATCTTCACACCCCTATGTACTTTTTCCTCTCTAACCTGAGCTTTCTGGACATGTGTTACACCACCAGCATTGTTCCCCAGTTCCTATTTAATCTCAGTGGAGCAGACAAATCCATTTCCTTTGGTGGATGTATAGTTCAAATGCACATCTCTCTGGCGTTGGGAGGTACAGAATGTATTCTCCTAGGAGTTATGGCATTTGACCGCTATGCAGCTGTTTGCAGGCCCCTTCACTACACGGTAATCATGCACCCCCGTCTGTGTGCCCTGATGGCTTCTGCTTCATGGGTCACTGGTTTTGCCAACTCCTTATTGCAGACAGAGCTTGTCTTCCTTTTACCTCGTTGTGGAAGAAATAAATTAGACCACTTCTTTTGTGAGGTCCCTCATTTTCTCAAACTTGCCTGTGTTGACATCACCGTGAATGTGTATGTGACCTTCTTTGCTGGTGTCATAATGCTTCTCACACCTGTTGCATTAATCATGTTCTCCTATGGTCTGATTGTCAGGGCGGTCTTAAGAATCAAGTCCACTGCAGGGCAGAGAAAAGCATTTGGAACATGTGGATCCCACCTCACGGTGGTCTCCCTCTTCTTTGGCACAGCCATCTATGTGTATTATCAGCCCAGCAGCAACAACTCCCAGGATCAGGACAAGTTCATGTCTCTCTTCTACACTGTCATTATCCCCATGACCAACCCCCTCATTTATACGCTGAGGAACAGGGATATGAAGGGAGCGATGAAGAAGGTGCTTTGGAAGGACTTTGACTCCAGATGA